The proteins below are encoded in one region of Streptomyces marianii:
- a CDS encoding YbhB/YbcL family Raf kinase inhibitor-like protein has translation MHANDPFARLPEAASFAVTSATVTDGAAWPPEQHASALPGGKDISPQLSWSGAPDGTEGYAVTVYDPDAPTGSGFWHWAVADIPATVTELPEGAGDDTGAGLPEGAFQLPNDARLARYIGAAPPAGHGPHRYFVVVHALDVASIGVPADATPAVLGFTMAGHTLGRAVLTVTAETPA, from the coding sequence ATGCACGCCAACGACCCCTTCGCCCGCCTCCCCGAAGCGGCCTCCTTCGCCGTCACCAGCGCCACCGTCACCGACGGGGCCGCCTGGCCGCCGGAGCAGCACGCCTCCGCCCTGCCCGGCGGGAAGGACATCTCCCCGCAGCTGTCCTGGAGTGGCGCTCCCGACGGCACCGAGGGCTATGCCGTCACCGTCTACGACCCCGACGCTCCCACCGGGTCCGGGTTCTGGCACTGGGCGGTGGCCGACATCCCCGCCACGGTCACCGAGCTGCCCGAGGGCGCAGGCGACGACACCGGCGCGGGCCTGCCGGAAGGTGCCTTCCAACTGCCCAACGACGCCCGCCTGGCCCGCTACATCGGCGCCGCCCCGCCGGCCGGGCACGGCCCGCACCGCTACTTCGTCGTGGTGCACGCCCTCGACGTCGCCTCCATAGGCGTCCCCGCCGATGCCACCCCGGCCGTCCTCGGCTTCACCATGGCCGGTCACACCCTCGGCCGCGCGGTGCTGACCGTCACCGCCGAGACGCCCGCCTGA
- a CDS encoding GntR family transcriptional regulator yields the protein MTRTAPSSAPAGKQMLSEQVYAHLRDAILRGDHAPGDPLKPQDLAKEQGVSLAVVREALVRVVGEGLADRLPNRGFAVPACSDRRWQEIAEARRTVEPVVLRMSIERGDVDWEARVRAAHHRLARTPAYLPEEGEYYSSAWSEAHRVFHRTLLEGCGNPVLLQTFDRMWTASELARRWSAHRNPGRDGALEHRRLEEAALARDADAASELLIRHLTQTADVMADPM from the coding sequence ATGACTCGTACGGCTCCCAGCTCGGCCCCCGCCGGGAAGCAGATGCTCTCCGAACAGGTCTACGCACACCTGCGCGACGCGATCCTTCGCGGTGACCACGCCCCTGGCGACCCGCTGAAACCGCAGGACCTCGCCAAGGAACAGGGCGTAAGTCTGGCCGTCGTACGCGAGGCGCTCGTACGGGTGGTCGGCGAGGGCCTCGCCGACCGCCTGCCCAACCGCGGCTTCGCCGTCCCGGCCTGTTCCGACCGCCGCTGGCAGGAGATCGCGGAGGCCCGCCGGACCGTCGAACCCGTCGTACTGCGGATGTCCATCGAGCGCGGGGACGTCGACTGGGAGGCTCGTGTGCGCGCCGCCCACCACCGCCTGGCCCGCACCCCGGCGTACCTGCCGGAGGAGGGCGAGTACTACAGCAGCGCGTGGTCCGAGGCCCACCGGGTCTTCCACCGAACGCTGCTGGAGGGCTGCGGCAACCCCGTCCTGCTCCAGACGTTCGACCGGATGTGGACCGCGAGCGAACTGGCACGCCGCTGGTCGGCGCACCGCAACCCCGGCCGGGACGGGGCCCTGGAGCATCGCCGGCTGGAGGAGGCGGCACTGGCCCGCGACGCCGACGCCGCGTCCGAGCTCCTCATCCGGCACCTCACCCAGACCGCGGACGTCATGGCCGACCCCATGTGA